From the genome of Lotus japonicus ecotype B-129 chromosome 6, LjGifu_v1.2, one region includes:
- the LOC130725609 gene encoding heavy metal-associated isoprenylated plant protein 36-like produces the protein MDAKTAEAAPEPLKYQTWYLKVSIHCEGCRRKVKKVLKNIDGVFTATIDLQQQKVTVTGSVGVETLLRKLVRAGKHAEIWPENLEGKGKSSSKEKKENKSGTKEPKGLENKGTESAAKCGKESKSSSSKTGGGSPEKPPVFNQDPPEGGGGGGSGKKKKKRTQSGGNGLSAGAPSRNAHEHSGFQFQNPGQVVGQVNLDPTRQQSFSYPEAHYPPPMVYYVASHNRFYPMGRFGGSYYVPPSPYISAGIDQDGACQFQSPPLVSFEIFSDENANGCSIM, from the exons ATGGATGCGAAAACTGCTGAAGCTGCTCCAGAGCCTTTGAAGTATCAG ACTTGGTACTTGAAAGTTTCCATCCACTGTGAAGGTTGCAGGAGGAAAGTAAAGAAAGTTCTGAAGAACATTGATG GTGTTTTCACCGCAACAATCGACCTACAGCAGCAGAAAGTAACTGTCACTGGAAGTGTTGGTGTTGAGACTCTTCTCAGGAAGCTGGTCAGAGCTGGAAAACACGCTGAGATTTGGCCGGAGAATCTCGAGGGGAAGGGAAAAAGCTCCAGCAAAGAGAAAAAGGAGAATAAGAGCGGAACAAAAGAACCAAAAGGCTTAGAAAACAAGGGAACTGAAAGTGCTGCAAAGTGTGGCAAAGAAAGCAAGAGCAGCAGCTCAAAAACCGGCGGTGGCTCGCCGGAAAAGCCTCCGGTCTTCAACCAGGATCCGCCGGAGGGTGGTGGCGGAGGGGGTTCtggtaagaagaagaaaaagagaactCAGAGTGGTGGCAATGGGTTGAGTGCAGGTGCACCATCCAGGAATGCACATGAGCACAGTGGATTCCAGTTCCAGAATCCTGGGCAGGTTGTGGGCCAGGTGAATCTGGACCCTACACGTCAGCAATCATTCTCATACCCAGAAGCACATTATCCTCCTCCAATGGTTTATTATGTTGCATCTCACAACAGATTTTATCCCATGGGAAGATTTGGTGGTTCTTACTATGTTCCCCCTTCACCCTACATTTCTGCAGGCATAGATCAAGATGGTGCTTGTCAATTTCAATCACCACCCTTGGTTTCCTTTGAGATATTCAGTGATGAAAATGCTAATGGATGTTCCATTATGTGA
- the LOC130724512 gene encoding translocator protein homolog, translating to MASQGLHEAKKKTKAKRALRSLAIGILVPLTLTLTIIILFGSGRKYNRLTKPVWFAPLWFIHLATLGSSFFMGLAAWLVWADGGFQGEESDALSLYVAHVCLSIVWHPLVLVMGAFWVAAVSCVVNFGTLYLCYLRFRRVNPFAKDLAKPCLLWAAYLTAVSFKLLFL from the coding sequence ATGGCTTCCCAAGGCCTGCATGAAGCAAAGAAGAAAACTAAAGCCAAACGAGCACTACGTTCCCTAGCAATAGGAATCTTGGTCCCACTCACCCTCACATTAACCATAATCATCCTCTTCGGCTCAGGCCGCAAGTACAACCGGCTAACCAAGCCGGTCTGGTTCGCGCCATTATGGTTCATCCACTTAGCCACATTGGGCTCATCGTTCTTCATGGGGCTCGCGGCTTGGCTCGTGTGGGCTGATGGCGGGTTCCAAGGGGAGGAATCAGATGCATTGTCTCTGTATGTGGCGCATGTGTGTTTGAGCATTGTGTGGCACCCGCTTGTGCTTGTTATGGGTGCGTTTTGGGTTGCGGCGGTTTCTTGCGTTGTGAATTTTGGGACTCTGTATCTGTGTTACTTGAGGTTTAGAAGGGTGAACCCTTTTGCTAAAGATCTGGCTAAACCGTGTCTGTTGTGGGCTGCGTATCTTACTGCTGTTAGCTTCAAGCTCTTGTTTCTTTGA
- the LOC130725610 gene encoding uncharacterized protein LOC130725610 — MAATQRRGWSDLQPELLELVLRRLVVRDYLKCRGVCRSWRSIVVNAIKNKCPSLPQFPSLLLIPGKSSSDNKVPATLLDITGNNKQLQLTPSRAWERYFDCVQSKEGWLMFRQCRAIKDNNIYHTLFWIFNPVSGEEYKLPLLPCSPRYNAFTRDIVAISSAPDSQNFLVVVLKCIHHRGDYIQPPLCFCKVNDKSWTRIETNESRFVDIMFLGWKLYAVKEDSVTIFNLKDLNAITTERLVVQLPETNWESQKHWRLGSSYLHYKP; from the exons ATGGCGGCAACACAGAGAAGGGGTTGGTCAGATCTGCAACCAGAGTTGTTGGAACTAGTTCTACGGAGGTTAGTCGTGAGGGACTACCTTAAGTGTCGAGGAGTGTGTCGGTCGTGGCGAAGCATTGTTGTCAATGCAATCAAGAACAAATGTCCATCTCTTCCTCAATTCCCATCCCTCTTGTTGATTCCAGGTAAATCTTCTTCTGACAACAAAGTCCCTGCCACCCTATTGGACATCACAGGGAACAACAAGCAGCTTCAACTCACCCCATCTCGTGCATGGGAACGTTACTTTGATTGCGTTCAGTCAAAAGAGGGATGGTTGATGTTCAGACAATGTAGAGCAATAAAAGATAACAACATATATCATACTTTGTTTTGGATTTTCAATCCGGTGTCTGGTGAAGAGTATAAGCTCCCGCTATTACCATGTAGCCCGCGGTACAACGCCTTTACGAGGGATATAGTTGCGATCTCTTCTGCACCGGATTCTCAAAACTTCTTGGTGGTGGTTCTGAAATGTATTCACCACCGTGGTGATTATATCCAGCCGCCACTATGTTTTTGTAAGGTCAATGACAAGTCATGGACTCGCATTGAAACAAATGAGTCTCGGTTTGTGGATATCATGTTTCTGGGATGGAAATTATATGCTGTGAAAGAAGATTCTGTAACTATTTTCAATCTCAAGGATCTCAATGCTATTACAACTGAAAGATTGGTTGTGCAGTTACCCGAAACGAACTGGGAAAGTCAGAAACATTGGAGGCTG GGTTCAAGTTACCTCCACTACAAACCTTAA
- the LOC130726712 gene encoding 40S ribosomal protein S21-2-like, with protein sequence MQNEEGQITELYIPRKCSATNRLITAKDHASVQINIGHLDESGVYNGQFSTYALCGYIRAQGDADSAIDRLWQKKKAEIKQH encoded by the exons ATGCAGAACGAAGAGGGTCAGATCACCGAGCTTTACATTCCCAGGAAATG CTCTGCCACAAACAGATTGATAACTGCAAAGGACCATGCTTCGGTTCAGATCAACATTGGTCATTTGGATGAGAGCGGCGTCTACAATGGCCAGTTCTCCACCTACGCCCTTTGCGGTTACATCCGTGCACAG GGGGATGCTGACAGTGCAATAGATCGCCTGTGGCAGAAAAAGAAGGCTGAGATTAAGCAACACTAG
- the LOC130723374 gene encoding probable protein phosphatase 2C 40 — translation MMSPEGELKVSFGYQCNSDRGIPCKVATGYEILPEIQRTSSFSCLSGAALSANCTLANTNICNGVIGEEILPSLDSPKSFRRVPSSPSLAKLDILSSSLHSSFSNLSCSPSTPSEMLECDPCTLKSMSSPSRSEGFLNGTEVQVAGGAAGEDRVQAVCSEENGWLFCAIYDGFNGRDAADFLACTLYDTIISYFNMLCWDLEPDSIKATDNMGLAGSFHCNLDNSHTLHEHQSLSRFKGSTNSSPPAKSEAPFSNAVLKSLQHALAQVENDFLCMVEQEMEERPDLVCVGSCVLLVLLHRNYLYTLNLGDSRAVLATRGTDGRMNGNERLKAIQLTNSHTVDDEAERAQLLANHPDDPKTIVAGKVKGKLKVTRAFGVGYLKKKNLNDALMGILRVSNLKSPPYVSTDPSVNVHKISNSDQFVIVGSDGLFDFFSNDEAVKLVESYILSNPYGDPAKFLIEQLVVRAADSAGFSMEELMNIPAGRRRKYHDDVTVMVVMLGMNQRTSKASICI, via the exons ATGATGAGTCCGGAAGGAGAACTTAAAGTAAGTTTTGGCTATCAATGCAATAGCGATAGAGGTATCCCTTGCAAGGTTGCTACTGGCTATGAAATCCTTCCGGAAATCCAGAGAACAAGCAGTTTCTCTTGCTTGTCTGGTGCTGCCTTAAGTGCAAATTGTACACTAGCCAACACAAACATCTGCAATGGTGTGATAGGAGAAGAAATCCTTCCAAGTTTGGACTCTCCAAAATCCTTTCGCCGGGTACCCTCTTCCCCGAGTCTTGCAAAGTTGGACATACTATCATCTTCTCTCCACAGTAGTTTTTCAAACCTGAGTTGCAGCCCCTCTACTCCAAGTGAAATGCTTGAATGTGACCCTTGCACATTAAAATCCATGAGTTCTCCTTCCAGAAGTGAAGGTTTTCTTAATGGTACTGAAGTACAAGTAGCGGGAGGAGCTGCTGGTGAAGATAGAGTTCAAGCAGTTTGTTCTGAAGAAAATGGATGGCTCTTCTGTGCAATTTATGATGGCTTTAATGGGAGAGATGCAGCAGACTTTCTGGCTTGTACTCTTTATGACACTATCATATCTTATTTTAACATGTTATGTTGGGATCTTGAACCAGATTCCATCAAAGCTACTGATAATATGGGTTTGGCTGGATCCTTTCATTGTAATCTGGATAATAGTCACACTCTTCATGAGCACCAATCTCTATCAAGATTTAAGGGAAGCACCAATTCTAGTCCACCTGCCAAATCAGAAGCACCATTTTCAAATGCAGTTCTTAAAAGCCTGCAACATGCTCTTGCTCAGGTTGAGAATGATTTCTTGTGCATGGTTGAGCAGGAAATGGAGGAGCGTCCAGATTTAGTTTGTGTTGGATCTTGTGTTCTACTTGTTCTTCTTCATCGGAATTATTTGTATACACTTAATCTTGGCGACAGCAGAGCAGTGTTGGCTACGCGCGGTACAGATGGAAGAATGAATGGGAATGAGAGATTGAAAGCTATCCAGCTTACGAATAGTCATACAGTTGACGATGAAGCTGAGAGAGCTCAACTTCTTGCCAATCATCCTGATGATCCAAAGACTATTGTAGCGGGGAAAGTAAAAGGAAAACTAAAGGTCACTCGCGCTTTCGGGGTTGGCTACTTGAAAAAG AAAAATCTGAATGATGCATTGATGGGAATCCTTCGAGTTAGTAATCTTAAAAGCCCGCCATATGTTTCAACCGATCCATCAGTGAATGTGCACAAAATCTCAAATTCTGATCAGTTTGTTATAGTTGGGAGTGATGGTTTATTCGACTTCTTCAGCAATGATGAAGCAGTTAAGCTTGTAGAGTCTTATATCTTAAGCAATCCTTACGGTGATCCAGCAAAATTTCTTATTGAGCAGCTAGTAGTGAGAGCAGCTGATTCTGCAG GTTTCAGCATGGAAGAGTTGATGAATATTCCAGctgggaggaggaggaagtatCATGATGATGTGACCGTAATGGTAGTCATGCTTGGGATGAATCAACGGACTTCAAAGGCATCAATTTGCATCTAA